Proteins found in one Candidatus Neomarinimicrobiota bacterium genomic segment:
- a CDS encoding ATP-binding cassette domain-containing protein produces MLKLEKVTKHFEKVCAVQDVSFQVERGSVYGLLGPNGAGKTTTIRMIMNIIRPDSGTIRIGNGKTGAVNSRNLGYLPEERGLYQKRKIREVIQFFGQLKGLSPKEAAEHCDTWLDRFGMGDQADRKISELSKGNQQKIQFIVASVSFPDLLILDEPFTGLDPVNQIILKDIIREFRDEGKTIVLSTHQMDQVEQLCDHICLINKGRVVLEGALAAIKEEHGDQQIEVRFRSGPGKIPPGLFESYHIQNKILRGYLPESLPFKEAVRRLTDAYDIDGIARYTPSLEDIFIKLVEV; encoded by the coding sequence ATGTTAAAACTGGAAAAGGTCACAAAACACTTTGAAAAAGTTTGCGCCGTTCAGGATGTCTCTTTTCAGGTAGAACGGGGTTCCGTCTATGGTCTTCTGGGTCCCAACGGCGCCGGTAAAACCACGACGATCCGGATGATCATGAATATTATCCGGCCGGATTCCGGTACAATCCGGATCGGTAACGGAAAAACGGGAGCGGTAAACAGCCGTAATCTGGGTTATCTGCCCGAAGAGCGGGGACTCTATCAAAAACGGAAAATCCGGGAGGTTATCCAGTTTTTCGGTCAACTGAAGGGACTGTCACCCAAAGAAGCAGCCGAACATTGTGACACCTGGCTGGACCGTTTCGGCATGGGTGACCAGGCAGACCGTAAAATCAGCGAGCTATCCAAGGGGAATCAGCAGAAAATACAATTTATTGTTGCCTCAGTCAGTTTCCCCGACCTTCTCATCCTCGATGAACCCTTTACCGGCCTGGATCCGGTTAATCAAATCATCCTGAAGGATATCATCCGCGAGTTCCGTGATGAGGGAAAAACCATTGTTCTGAGTACCCACCAGATGGACCAGGTTGAACAACTTTGCGATCATATCTGTCTGATCAATAAGGGACGGGTTGTGCTGGAAGGGGCACTTGCAGCCATTAAGGAAGAACACGGGGATCAGCAAATTGAGGTCCGTTTCAGGTCCGGGCCGGGTAAAATCCCCCCGGGACTCTTCGAATCGTACCACATACAGAATAAGATTCTCAGGGGATATTTGCCTGAATCTCTTCCCTTTAAAGAAGCTGTCCGTCGCCTGACGGATGCTTATGACATAGACGGCATCGCCCGGTATACACCATCCCTTGAAGATATTTTCATAAAACTGGTTGAGGTATAA
- a CDS encoding ABC transporter permease, with protein MWQNIRIILQWEYIHRVRSKAFILSIILPFIILALAIGPQMLAMKSGPEPEYLVLISNDDALADTIENTFSRKYRLENDEPRYLFTRQSPKTETEKDTLIHQIIRQGISDAVLTVHLAASDTILSEIYYENMGPEHINRIQSGLQDAAESYRMDKAGLNRDVLAFIQTPVKLIEYQLTESGVLSGQNILIRYMTPFVFMFVLIMGIITTSQSIISSIIEERTHKIVELLLSSVKPSEIMAGKILGMGLLGLTQIFIYMIILYQVGNHYLSDQLTSGLMNTVHLIWYFVFFILGYLMFSTIYVALGSLFDNERDAQQLGGILSLIALLPIYFISFMLEHPESSLSAILSYIPLITPLLMIARIGISTPSFWSILGMALYLVIWIVFLIWLSSRIFRLAVLLYGKRPTFQEILRLNRSLSR; from the coding sequence ATGTGGCAAAATATCCGGATAATCCTGCAATGGGAATATATTCACAGGGTCCGTTCCAAGGCCTTTATCCTGTCCATCATCCTCCCATTTATCATTCTGGCCCTGGCTATTGGTCCTCAAATGCTTGCCATGAAAAGCGGACCTGAACCGGAATACCTGGTTCTGATATCCAACGATGATGCTTTGGCAGATACTATAGAAAACACATTCAGCCGAAAATACCGGCTGGAAAATGATGAGCCCCGCTACCTTTTCACCCGGCAATCTCCCAAAACAGAAACGGAAAAAGACACCCTGATCCATCAAATAATCCGCCAGGGAATATCGGATGCCGTGCTTACCGTCCACCTGGCAGCATCAGATACGATCCTGTCAGAAATCTACTACGAAAACATGGGGCCCGAGCATATCAACCGGATACAAAGCGGACTCCAGGACGCCGCGGAATCCTACCGGATGGATAAAGCGGGATTGAACCGGGATGTGCTGGCTTTTATCCAAACACCCGTAAAACTAATAGAATATCAGCTCACAGAAAGCGGTGTTTTATCCGGACAAAATATTCTCATCCGTTATATGACACCCTTTGTCTTCATGTTTGTGCTCATTATGGGAATTATTACCACCTCCCAAAGCATTATTTCCAGCATTATCGAGGAAAGAACCCACAAAATTGTGGAACTCCTCCTGTCATCAGTCAAACCATCTGAAATCATGGCCGGTAAAATATTAGGCATGGGACTTCTTGGATTAACACAAATATTTATTTATATGATTATCTTATACCAGGTCGGAAACCATTATCTGTCCGATCAGTTAACTTCAGGACTCATGAATACAGTTCACCTGATATGGTATTTTGTTTTTTTTATTTTGGGGTATCTCATGTTCAGCACCATTTATGTTGCCCTGGGTTCTTTATTTGACAATGAGCGGGATGCTCAGCAGCTTGGTGGTATTCTATCCCTTATTGCCTTATTGCCTATCTATTTTATTTCATTTATGCTGGAACATCCGGAAAGCAGCCTTTCGGCCATATTGTCTTACATCCCGCTGATTACCCCCTTACTGATGATTGCCCGGATCGGTATATCCACTCCTTCTTTCTGGAGCATTCTGGGCATGGCGCTATATCTCGTGATTTGGATTGTATTCCTGATTTGGCTTTCATCCCGGATATTCCGCCTGGCCGTACTGTTGTATGGCAAAAGGCCTACGTTTCAGGAAATACTCCGGTTGAACCGTTCACTTTCCCGGTAA
- the trxA gene encoding thioredoxin — protein MAKNVINVSDANFEKDVLKSEIPVAVDFWAEWCMPCRIIAPALEEIAADMAGKIIVAKLNVDDSPTTAQKYGIRSIPTLLIFKNGTVADTIIGAVPKNVIRQKIQSIL, from the coding sequence ATGGCTAAAAATGTCATCAATGTAAGTGATGCGAATTTTGAAAAAGATGTTTTAAAAAGTGAGATTCCTGTAGCCGTTGATTTCTGGGCAGAATGGTGTATGCCCTGCCGCATAATTGCCCCGGCCCTGGAGGAAATCGCCGCCGATATGGCAGGCAAGATCATCGTTGCCAAGCTCAATGTGGATGATTCCCCGACAACTGCCCAAAAATACGGGATCCGTTCCATTCCCACCCTGCTGATTTTCAAAAACGGGACTGTGGCAGATACCATCATTGGTGCTGTTCCGAAAAATGTGATCCGGCAAAAGATTCAATCAATCCTTTAA
- a CDS encoding cyclomaltodextrinase N-terminal domain-containing protein: MKYTFLRIFPLILLFSAGSLFSLTITKTEPPNWWSGMETDTVTLLVYGDDFSGFSAQSTGEYAEILEEHPYPNPAYHRVTLRILKSGTETITFEKKTGLLGKESSSLEFPIAERNGKKPANIDARDVIYLLIPDRFSDGNTERNFIPGHKDPVRLKHKWGRRGGDLQGVINHLDYLEDLGITVLWMTPVFENNYINCYHGYTPTDLYAIEPHLGDFETYRELIRRSQSLGIKVIMDHIINHISPSHPLAVNPPSSEWINYSVDDFEPCNYRISDVINTWGPDSLREIVQSGWFAGYLADMNLRHEAVVDYWITHAIWWIETFGLDGIRQDTWPYSDTEGAAAWALGVRKEYPDLFILGETMVFEKTPLSFFFSSRPDLQNGLSSITDFAHSSQIYQLTTGKIGIKTFYENLSRDFIYRNPSMMTVFMDNHDMGRFFTDTGKDIQTYLNAFALLYSLRGIPQIYYGDEIGMTGGHDPENRKKFPGGFPGDSRSAFTREGRKNVENLLYEQFRRWNRLRQEKPGLFTVPMEHILIEDSLYAAWRKDGQNILLLIYNDGSHRISVPILPLVPEINGKRPELISPLYNAREIRLDTRYNASVPAKTAVMWLFTGDKP; encoded by the coding sequence ATGAAATATACTTTTTTAAGGATTTTCCCGCTGATTCTTCTTTTTTCGGCGGGATCTCTTTTTTCCCTGACAATTACAAAAACCGAGCCTCCAAACTGGTGGAGCGGGATGGAAACCGATACCGTCACTCTGCTTGTGTATGGGGATGACTTCAGCGGTTTTTCCGCACAGTCAACCGGAGAATATGCCGAAATTCTTGAAGAACACCCCTATCCCAATCCGGCGTATCATCGTGTAACACTGAGAATCCTCAAGAGCGGTACGGAAACCATCACATTTGAAAAGAAGACAGGACTTTTGGGTAAAGAATCTTCTTCTCTGGAATTCCCCATTGCAGAACGGAACGGAAAGAAACCGGCAAATATCGATGCGCGGGATGTGATTTACCTGCTGATACCGGACCGTTTTTCAGATGGAAATACTGAACGAAATTTCATTCCGGGACACAAGGACCCGGTTCGCCTTAAGCATAAATGGGGACGGCGCGGCGGTGATCTTCAAGGTGTGATCAACCATCTGGATTATCTTGAGGATCTGGGGATCACGGTTTTGTGGATGACACCCGTTTTTGAAAACAATTACATCAACTGCTATCATGGCTACACCCCCACAGATCTCTATGCCATCGAACCGCACCTGGGTGATTTTGAGACCTACAGGGAACTGATCCGCAGGAGCCAGTCCCTCGGAATAAAAGTCATCATGGATCATATCATCAATCACATCTCACCTTCCCATCCCCTGGCGGTTAATCCCCCTTCTTCCGAATGGATAAATTATTCAGTCGATGATTTTGAACCCTGTAATTACCGGATTTCAGATGTCATCAACACCTGGGGGCCGGATTCACTGCGGGAAATCGTCCAATCCGGTTGGTTTGCCGGATACCTTGCGGATATGAATTTGCGGCATGAAGCTGTTGTGGATTACTGGATCACACATGCCATCTGGTGGATTGAAACCTTTGGATTGGACGGCATCCGACAGGATACCTGGCCTTATTCGGACACCGAAGGTGCAGCGGCATGGGCTCTGGGAGTTCGGAAAGAGTATCCCGACTTATTCATTCTGGGGGAAACCATGGTTTTTGAAAAGACCCCCCTCTCCTTCTTCTTCAGCAGCCGGCCCGATTTGCAGAACGGGCTCAGCTCCATTACGGATTTTGCCCATTCCAGCCAGATTTATCAGCTGACTACCGGAAAAATCGGGATCAAAACATTTTATGAAAATCTTTCCCGGGATTTCATTTACAGGAATCCTTCCATGATGACGGTATTCATGGATAATCACGATATGGGACGTTTTTTTACGGACACAGGCAAAGACATTCAAACATATTTAAATGCCTTTGCCCTTTTGTACAGTCTTAGAGGAATTCCTCAGATCTATTATGGAGATGAAATCGGGATGACCGGCGGACACGATCCGGAGAACCGGAAGAAATTTCCCGGAGGTTTCCCGGGAGATTCCCGCTCAGCCTTTACACGGGAGGGCCGAAAAAACGTTGAAAATCTGCTCTATGAACAATTCAGGCGCTGGAACCGTCTCCGGCAGGAAAAACCCGGTCTTTTCACTGTTCCCATGGAACATATCCTGATTGAGGATTCACTTTATGCCGCCTGGCGAAAGGATGGCCAAAACATACTCCTTCTGATCTACAATGACGGCTCACATCGTATATCTGTCCCAATCCTCCCCCTGGTTCCGGAAATCAACGGAAAGCGTCCGGAACTCATTTCTCCCCTTTATAACGCCCGGGAAATCCGCCTTGATACCCGTTATAATGCCTCTGTCCCGGCGAAGACAGCCGTCATGTGGCTCTTTACGGGGGACAAGCCGTAA
- a CDS encoding DUF4837 family protein has protein sequence MKRLILLSLILLTIFGCEPYKKLAVGNDGPVYTFVDDSLWAIIEKDIREPVEKELRTPQIERIYHFEPIPLSDFKDYRASKNLMFITTLDRTDRTSRYIQRILPDTALRMIEKGERFLFPIKEKLAKRQIFIILAAPDDETLLTYIRNEGSSIYDALNKAFVERQFDEIYYKAEEKEITKKLFEKYGFSFRVPHSYQILEENPVEHIIQLGRTSPYRWVTIYWQKGGLNSVLDEKWAVTMRHWLSLNYLDGTYVEKRYLTHRLVHWGNRPVFNIRGLWGHPEKTMGGPFSSFYFYDGVTNRTYFIDICVWAPGQIKNVYLRQMELMVSTFFTSKNVLQEYMR, from the coding sequence ATGAAGCGACTAATTCTTTTGAGCTTAATCCTTTTAACCATATTTGGGTGTGAACCCTATAAAAAGCTGGCTGTGGGAAATGACGGACCGGTATACACATTTGTGGATGACTCACTCTGGGCAATCATTGAGAAAGATATCCGGGAACCGGTGGAAAAAGAGCTGAGAACACCACAAATTGAGCGTATTTATCATTTTGAACCGATTCCTCTTTCAGACTTCAAAGATTACCGGGCATCAAAAAATCTCATGTTCATTACGACCCTGGACAGAACTGACAGGACATCCCGGTATATTCAACGGATACTGCCGGATACAGCTCTGCGCATGATTGAAAAAGGTGAGCGGTTTCTATTTCCCATTAAGGAGAAACTGGCAAAACGTCAGATTTTCATTATTTTGGCGGCTCCTGACGATGAAACTCTTCTGACTTATATCCGGAATGAGGGAAGTTCCATTTACGATGCACTGAACAAAGCATTTGTTGAACGGCAATTTGACGAGATCTATTACAAAGCTGAAGAGAAAGAGATCACAAAAAAGTTGTTTGAAAAATACGGGTTTTCTTTCAGGGTTCCCCACAGTTATCAGATTCTGGAAGAAAATCCCGTTGAGCACATCATTCAACTCGGCCGGACCAGTCCTTACCGCTGGGTAACCATTTACTGGCAGAAAGGCGGACTCAATTCGGTTTTGGATGAAAAATGGGCAGTCACTATGCGGCACTGGCTGAGCCTGAATTATCTGGATGGCACCTATGTGGAAAAACGCTATCTGACTCACCGGCTGGTTCACTGGGGTAATCGCCCGGTTTTCAATATCCGCGGGTTATGGGGACATCCGGAAAAAACCATGGGCGGACCTTTTTCCAGTTTTTATTTCTATGACGGAGTGACAAACCGGACCTACTTTATTGATATTTGTGTATGGGCGCCGGGACAGATCAAAAACGTCTATCTCCGGCAGATGGAACTTATGGTCAGCACTTTTTTTACCAGCAAAAATGTCTTACAGGAATATATGAGATGA
- a CDS encoding HEAT repeat domain-containing protein, protein MKKQYLMFLVLAGFLAGCSGSGSLKDSRAIVNQYNRYLEEKPKALDRIIATYEDDEQAQELRAEALRYIIRSRDPLAYRLIQSQLKKPETLEYWALEIIADETAQLNDPKWGVLMMDAYSTLMNLRINLEKKILGSIFSNTDLQSLPRFLDLYQKSYDHFLQLDDTFAKSLGKYDDDGIVPVLLKIINDPKRSLRTRERALKILAEKNEPAFTEALIALMGDPRTDQMLREFSFNILDVTQDEKILLALLKFLDRSKERHNLMLNSALTVLDDFSDPAIIPSLRFIATDENFPYYLRKKALDGLIAFKSPEELMFLIQSLEEKHNLIFWMDIATAVRKSGDPDLYQAMEKTALALHRDFQGGAE, encoded by the coding sequence ATGAAAAAACAATATCTGATGTTTCTTGTGTTAGCCGGTTTTCTGGCGGGATGCAGCGGCAGTGGTTCATTGAAAGACAGCCGGGCCATTGTAAACCAGTACAACCGTTACCTGGAAGAAAAGCCGAAAGCCCTGGACAGAATTATCGCCACGTACGAGGATGATGAACAAGCTCAGGAACTGCGGGCAGAAGCTCTCCGGTATATCATTCGAAGCAGGGATCCCCTCGCCTATCGCCTGATCCAGTCCCAGTTAAAAAAACCAGAGACCCTGGAATACTGGGCCCTGGAAATCATTGCTGACGAAACGGCTCAACTGAATGACCCCAAATGGGGCGTACTGATGATGGACGCATATTCAACCTTGATGAATCTTCGGATAAATCTGGAGAAAAAAATCCTCGGGAGTATTTTTTCCAATACGGATTTACAGAGTCTCCCCCGCTTTTTAGATTTATATCAGAAATCCTATGATCACTTTTTACAGCTGGATGACACCTTTGCCAAATCCCTCGGAAAATACGACGATGATGGAATTGTTCCCGTCTTACTGAAAATCATCAACGATCCAAAACGAAGCCTGAGGACCCGTGAACGGGCTCTGAAAATCCTGGCTGAAAAAAATGAACCGGCTTTTACAGAAGCCCTGATTGCACTCATGGGCGATCCCCGGACGGATCAGATGTTACGGGAATTTTCATTTAATATTTTGGATGTCACCCAGGATGAAAAAATACTTCTTGCTCTCCTTAAATTTTTGGACCGGAGCAAGGAACGGCATAATCTCATGCTGAACAGTGCCTTAACGGTATTGGATGATTTCTCCGATCCGGCAATAATCCCCTCCCTCCGCTTTATTGCTACTGACGAAAATTTTCCTTACTATCTGCGGAAAAAAGCATTGGACGGACTCATTGCATTTAAGTCCCCTGAAGAACTGATGTTTTTGATTCAGTCGCTTGAAGAAAAACACAATCTTATTTTTTGGATGGATATCGCCACTGCCGTCCGTAAATCGGGTGATCCCGACCTGTACCAAGCTATGGAGAAAACCGCACTGGCCCTTCATCGTGACTTTCAGGGAGGTGCAGAATGA
- a CDS encoding ABC transporter permease encodes MNLHEVLTSSLDSIRQNKLRSFLTILGVVIGMFSIIGVMTAINVLQNSVESNLNILGTNTFFIQKYPAVQMGGGTRWKYRNRKNLTYEDYQQLKDRFSGPATITAEDWHSGDPVKFQEKQTKNSVGIRGVTPEWEFSSGYFLQSGRMINRNDVEQMRNVIILGQDVIDVLMPQYNPVGQTVTIRGVKFRVIGILERKGTIFGQSEDNVVVIPLTTHLKMFASRWTSLGYAIAVMDMDRFEEVQDEIVFNLRLIRGVPLTEENDFEVVSNTSLIDTFNQVTGAIKMAALLISSIALVAAGIGIMNIMLVSVTERTREIGIRKSMGARKRDIMNQFLLEALVLTELGALIGIILGILTGNLVAVSMDVSGVFPVRWAVIGVIICSLIGVVFGTYPAVKAARLDPIEALRYE; translated from the coding sequence ATGAATTTGCATGAAGTGCTGACATCATCCCTGGATTCCATCCGCCAGAACAAACTCCGCTCCTTTTTGACCATTCTCGGGGTTGTGATCGGGATGTTTTCAATTATCGGCGTGATGACGGCGATCAATGTCCTCCAGAATTCTGTCGAAAGTAATCTGAATATTCTGGGAACCAACACCTTTTTCATCCAGAAATATCCTGCGGTCCAAATGGGTGGGGGTACCCGCTGGAAATACCGTAACCGGAAAAATTTGACGTATGAGGATTATCAGCAATTAAAGGACCGTTTTTCCGGTCCGGCAACGATCACGGCTGAAGACTGGCACAGCGGTGATCCCGTCAAATTTCAAGAAAAACAGACAAAAAACAGTGTGGGAATCCGGGGTGTTACACCCGAATGGGAATTTTCATCCGGTTATTTTCTCCAGAGCGGCCGTATGATTAACCGCAATGATGTGGAGCAAATGCGAAATGTAATTATCTTAGGACAGGATGTCATTGATGTTCTCATGCCTCAGTATAATCCGGTGGGACAGACGGTTACCATCCGGGGGGTTAAATTCAGGGTGATTGGGATATTGGAACGGAAAGGGACTATTTTCGGTCAGTCCGAAGATAATGTGGTGGTTATACCCCTGACCACCCATCTTAAAATGTTTGCAAGTCGCTGGACATCCCTGGGATATGCTATTGCAGTTATGGACATGGACCGTTTTGAAGAAGTTCAGGATGAAATTGTATTCAATCTCCGCCTGATCCGGGGTGTGCCTTTGACGGAAGAAAATGATTTTGAGGTAGTTTCCAATACATCGTTGATAGATACTTTCAATCAGGTAACAGGAGCCATAAAAATGGCTGCTCTTCTCATCAGTTCGATAGCTCTTGTGGCTGCCGGTATCGGTATCATGAATATTATGCTGGTCAGTGTTACCGAAAGAACCCGTGAAATCGGCATCCGTAAAAGCATGGGAGCCCGAAAGCGGGATATTATGAATCAATTTCTGCTCGAAGCCCTGGTTTTAACGGAACTTGGAGCCCTGATTGGTATTATACTGGGTATTCTGACCGGAAACCTTGTGGCTGTTTCCATGGATGTGAGCGGTGTTTTTCCCGTCCGGTGGGCCGTTATAGGTGTGATAATTTGTTCGCTGATTGGAGTGGTTTTCGGAACCTATCCTGCCGTGAAAGCAGCCCGCCTGGATCCCATCGAAGCCCTTAGATATGAATAA
- a CDS encoding ABC transporter permease: MGQLFESVIMAMKAILKNKTRAFLTMLGIIIGILSVSLMGTAISGIDETFENSIQGMGQDVLYVQKYPWFMINDEWWEYRNRPDIEEEYAEQILERASTIAFATPSTGRRGDVKYGKNSVEGVEINGTTWQEAYISALKLESGRFFSEPESRYGTKVAVIGYDIKTSLFPNEDPLDKEILIQGNTFRIIGVIAQQGKFLGLMSMDNIVTIPLKSLKNIFGGRRGISVSVKPKEGVTVEQAKEELMFIMRGLRGLKPQEENDFSINQQEAFRQQFANIRLAIRAVGFGITALSLIVGGIGIMNIMFVSVRERTKEIGIRKALGAKKNIILFQFLSEAVIISLIGGTIGILITVGLVGLLQKFFVARLSLNLILISLSVSVITGILSGIIPANLAARLNPIEAIRYE; encoded by the coding sequence ATGGGCCAACTGTTTGAAAGTGTGATTATGGCCATGAAGGCCATTCTCAAGAATAAAACCCGGGCATTTTTAACAATGTTGGGTATCATTATCGGAATTTTGTCGGTTTCACTCATGGGGACCGCCATCTCCGGAATTGATGAGACGTTTGAAAACAGTATTCAGGGCATGGGTCAGGATGTTTTATATGTACAAAAATATCCCTGGTTTATGATAAATGATGAATGGTGGGAATACCGGAACCGTCCTGACATTGAGGAAGAGTATGCGGAACAAATTCTGGAACGGGCGTCTACCATCGCTTTTGCCACGCCTTCGACAGGGCGCCGGGGAGATGTAAAATATGGCAAAAATTCCGTGGAAGGGGTGGAAATAAACGGGACAACCTGGCAGGAAGCGTATATATCAGCCCTCAAACTGGAGTCTGGTCGCTTTTTTTCTGAACCCGAAAGCCGTTATGGCACCAAGGTGGCAGTCATCGGATATGATATTAAAACAAGTCTTTTTCCCAATGAGGATCCCCTGGACAAAGAGATTTTAATCCAGGGTAATACCTTTAGAATTATTGGTGTTATTGCTCAACAGGGAAAATTTCTGGGACTCATGAGTATGGATAATATCGTTACCATTCCCCTGAAATCCCTGAAAAATATTTTTGGTGGCCGGCGGGGGATATCGGTCAGTGTAAAACCTAAAGAGGGAGTGACTGTAGAGCAGGCAAAAGAAGAACTGATGTTTATCATGCGGGGACTTCGGGGACTCAAGCCTCAGGAAGAGAATGATTTTTCCATTAACCAACAGGAGGCATTCCGACAGCAATTTGCCAATATCCGGCTGGCGATCAGAGCTGTAGGATTTGGAATCACGGCCCTTTCTTTGATTGTAGGGGGGATAGGTATCATGAACATCATGTTTGTAAGTGTCAGGGAGCGAACCAAGGAAATCGGGATCCGGAAAGCTCTGGGCGCTAAAAAGAATATTATTCTTTTTCAGTTTCTCAGTGAAGCTGTGATTATTTCTCTCATCGGCGGCACAATCGGTATTCTCATCACGGTTGGTCTTGTCGGCCTGCTGCAAAAATTCTTTGTCGCACGCCTTTCTCTTAATCTTATCCTGATTTCACTTTCTGTCTCGGTCATTACAGGCATTTTATCAGGTATTATACCTGCTAACCTTGCCGCGCGATTGAATCCGATTGAGGCGATCAGATATGAGTAG
- a CDS encoding ABC transporter ATP-binding protein — MALLELKQVTKVYQVGAVAVHALRGIDLMVEKNEYVSVMGPSGSGKSTLMNVIGCLDTPTSGTYILDGKTVHDDSIEQNSNGKLSDDDLAFVRNQKIGFVFQTFNLLPRITALHNVELPLIYAGIHKKDRIEMAKEALRKVNLEDRMHHQPNELSGGQRQRVAIARALVNNPSIILADEPTGNLDSKTSREIMQLMDHLHEEGNTIILVTHETEIAQHAHRVVHFLDGLIASDGLTPKGKG, encoded by the coding sequence GGCCGTCCATGCTCTCCGGGGAATTGACCTGATGGTTGAAAAAAATGAATACGTCTCCGTTATGGGTCCCTCCGGCTCGGGAAAGTCTACTCTGATGAATGTCATCGGGTGCCTGGATACACCGACTTCAGGGACCTATATACTGGATGGAAAAACAGTTCATGATGATAGCATTGAGCAGAACAGCAACGGCAAACTCTCCGATGATGACCTGGCTTTTGTACGAAATCAAAAAATCGGGTTTGTTTTTCAAACATTTAATCTGTTACCCCGGATAACGGCCCTGCACAATGTGGAACTTCCGTTGATTTATGCCGGAATTCATAAAAAAGACAGGATTGAAATGGCAAAAGAGGCCCTCCGGAAAGTAAATCTGGAGGACAGGATGCATCATCAGCCCAATGAACTTTCAGGCGGACAGCGTCAGAGAGTGGCCATTGCCAGGGCTCTGGTCAACAACCCTTCGATTATTCTGGCAGATGAACCTACCGGAAATCTGGACAGTAAAACATCCCGTGAAATCATGCAATTGATGGATCACCTTCATGAAGAAGGCAATACAATCATTCTGGTTACTCACGAGACAGAAATTGCTCAACACGCTCACCGGGTTGTCCACTTTTTGGATGGTTTGATCGCCAGTGACGGATTAACTCCTAAGGGAAAAGGGTAA